In the genome of Anabaena cylindrica PCC 7122, the window TCAGCAGTTTCTGATTCTACAAACTTTTTAAGTTCTGTACCAATTTTGCCAAACCGCAGATGTGATTTAAATGAAACTTGCCATTCTTGAGCTAGAGTTTTTGCTTGCCAGAGAATTTTTTCTGATTCTTGAAAAAAAGTTCTTGATTGTCCTTGTAATTTTGGTGAAATTTCTATTACCTTTTGTTGAGTTAATACTGATGTAACTGACTTTGATAAATTGCTCGCTGCACACTCTAATTGAAGCTGATTATGGGGAATATTGAAAATACCAAGATATTGATTGCTGGAGTTTGGTTCTACTACATAAACAGCTTGGACTGTAACTTGTGTATTGGTAGCTAAACTCGTTTGGTGGGCAATCCAACAAGCAATATCTAGAGCTGTATGACTTTGAGGGGAAGCATCATAGCCAACAATTAAGTTAACGGAATTGGCTATTTGATATTGTTGAGAAGCCTGGTTTTCAGCTTCTGGTAACAATACCATTTGTTCAACTAGGTCGTCACGACCTATCGCACATTGCAAACGTGCTAACATTGGCTTGATTTTCACAGTTTTAACTTCTCTCCCTGGAAACGGATTACGAATGAGAAGCAGGGATGCCAATTTTAGATTTTGGATCAAATTCAAAATCTAAAATTGATTCAGGAAACCCCAATCATAACTGCTATTACAGCCAAGGTTTTGGGGGTTCCTTCCATTGCCGACGGAGTTAGCTGACGGGCTAAGACTGGAAGGTGTCTCTCGTTAGATTAGCCCCAATTTTTGGTTCCTCCGCTTCAAATCCAGCTTTCATGAATTTGAATTAGGCTACCCACTAAAAAAATAATAATACTATTTTATTCTTCTGAAGTAAAGTAGTGGTCTAGAAAATTTAGAGCGTGGTTGCGGAGTTCAAAATATTCTTTAGAATTTCGGATCGCACTCCGATCACGTGGACGCTGAAACGGAACTTTGAGAATTTCTCCAATATTAGCACGTGGGCCATTGGTCATTAATACAATTCGATCAGACATATAAATTGCTTCATCTACATCATGGGTAATCATCATTACGGCTTGACGATGATTTTCCCAGATATCTAATACCTGACGCTGCAATTTACCACGAGTTAAAGCATCCAAAGCCCCAAATGGTTCATCCATTAATAACATTTTGGGGCGAATTGCCAAAGCTCTAGCAATACCTACTCTTTGTTTCATACCTCCAGAAATTTCATCGGGATACTTATCGGCAGCCGCTGTTAAGTTTACCATTGCCAAATGTTCATTTACAACGCTAATTCTTTCAGCACGATTAGCATTTTTTAGCACTTCATCCACAGCTAAACGAATATTTTCGCGCACGGTTAACCAAGGTAGCAAAGAATAATTTTGAAATACCATCATCCTCTCTGCACCCGGTTTGCGGATTTCTTTGCCATCTAAGCGTACTGAGCCAGAGGTAGCTTTTTGAAATCCACCGATAATTTTTAGTAATGTTGACTTACCACAACCAGAATGTCCTATGACAGAAATATACTCATCTTCCCCAATTGTCAGATTAACGCCATCTAAAACAACAGCATCTCCTTTGTCTGATGTCGGATAAGACTTGACCAAATTTTCAATTTCCAGAAATCCATGCTGGGGCTTAACTTCTTGATAAGTCTCGTTTGAAAAGGAGGTATATTTCATGATTAAATATTCCTAAATTAGTGAAATTTTGAGGTGTAAAAATTACGGTGTATTTCTCGCTTCTCGTTCCCATACTCTGTATAGGAATGAACTCTAGAAGTCTCTGCCTCTAAATTCCTTGAAGGCAGAGCCTTTGTGAGAGCATTCCCAGTCAGAGACTGGGAACGAGATAATATATCCTTTTTTAGGACATGAAAAAGCGAGTAGGGGCGTTTGCTTTGATGGCAAAACTATTCAGATAACCTACAGGATTACTAGGGTCAAAGCCTTTGTTATCTATAAATACTTCTGGCGGTTCAATTTTATAATCATCCTGGGGACATTCAATTCCCATTTCCGCCGTAATCTCCCGATATAAATCTGTTCTCCAGCCTTTCTCAGCTAATTGAACAGCATTTTTGGGAATTTCTTTGATTTGTCCCCAACGGGCAGCTTGAGTCATTAACCAGATGCTTTGGGAACGCCATAAAAATGTCGAATGTTCTCCTGTTTGTTGGGGAATATTTTTAGGAACATCAAAGAAAATTGTGGTGTCATCGGCTTTAATAGTCCGGTCTTTGCCATCAAATCCACCATAGTTGTAATTGCCAATAATTCCCGGAGAAGTCAACTTAGTTATGGGTGCATCTTTTTGTTTGGGTGTTGCGCCGGTAAAGGATTTTTCTGTCATTAATTGTGCTACTTCTTGCCGATTTTCGGGTTTGCTGCAATACTGACAGGCTTCAATCATTGCTTTTACCAAAGAACGATAGGTTTTGGGATAATTGTCGATGAATGATTCCATTACTCCCAGCAGTCTGTCTGGGTGTCCTTGCCAAACTTCTTTACCTTGCGCGAATGTAAAGCCGATAGCTTCGTTTCCTTGAATTGCTCTGGTGTTCCAAGGTTCGGCTACCATGTAAGCTTGCATAGAGCCAATTCTCATGTTTGTCACCATTTGCGGTGGGGAAACAATAATTACCCGAAATTCTTTGAAGGGATCTACACCAGCAGCAGCGGATATATAGCGGACAAAGTATTCGTAAATAGCAGAACTTAAAACTACTGCCCAAATTTTCTTTTCTGGGGGTTGTTTGTTGAAATAGCCCCGGAAGTCTTTTCCAAAGGCTTCTAAAGCACTATCACCATATTTTTGTTGATATTCGTACCAAGGAAGTATCCCAAAGTCCCACATCTCTTTGTTCATAGTCATGGCGTTACCGTGACGGTGTATGGTCATGGCTGCACAGAGGGGGGCATGACGTGCGCCTTCTGCACCTATGCGGGCGTTGGTGACAGCACCAGAGACGACGGGGGCAGCATCGAGACGACCGAAAATCAGACCGTCGCGGGAGTTTCCCCAACTAGCTTCGCGGTTGAGTTTGACATTTAAGCCATATTTGCGGAAGAAACCTTTTTTCCATGCGATCGCAAATGGCGCACAATCATTTACAGGAACATAACCAACTGTAAGATCAGGTTTTTCTAAATCTTGGGGTCTGACTAAGGGTTCTACAGCTAAAGCTGCTTCTGTCAGTCCTTTAGCAGACCTGTCTCCAGATATCCCACATGATGACAACGCTATCCCCGCAGTCGTTGCACCTATTCCCTTGATAAAATCTCTGCGATTCCAATTATTTTCATTCATAATTGTCTACAATTTTGGATTTTTCGTATTGCTATTGCTGATTGATGGGATGATTTGTTGCTCACGCAGAGGCGCAGAGACACGGAGAGAAATGAAGAGTTTGGCGTTGTATAATTAGAGGATGAAATTAACTTTGAAAACTTTTTCTCTTTGCGTCTCTGCGTGAGAGAAAAAATGTAATTGATTTACCTGAGAATCGCTGTAAATAATTCTTTTACTTCACAATTCCTGGACGGTGAGTAACAAACTCTTGAATTTTGCCCACAGCATAATCTAAAACTAAGCCAGTTAAGCCAATTACAAACACAGCCAGAAATACAGAACTGAGATTTAAGCGACTCCATTCATCCCAAACAAAAAACCCAATTCCCACACCACCCGTCAACATTTCTACGGCAACTATTACTAGCCAAGCAATTCCTAAACTAATTCGCAAGCCTGTAAAAATATAGGGCAAGCTGGCAGGCCAAATAATTTTGATAATCTGTCGCCACCGAGGCATTTCTAACACACGCGCCACATCTAAATAATCTTTAGAAACGCTAGAAACTCCCAAGGCTGTATTAATAATAGTTGGCCAAAGAGAAGTAATGAAAATGACAAAAATAGCAGAAGGATCTGCCAAATTGAAAATAGCTAAGGAGATAGGCAACCAAGCCAGGGGTGAAACTGGTTTAAATATCTGAATAATAGGATTAAAAGCCAGCATTGCTGGTTTAGACATCCCAATTAAAAAGCCCAAGGGAATTGCTACTAATGCACCTAACCCAAAACCTAGTAATACCCGGCGTAAACTGGCTAATAATAACCATCCAATTCCTAAGTTACCTGGCCCTCTGTCATAAAATGGATTTAAGATGTAGTCAAGATTAGCAATTAAAGCTTCTGGTGGTGTAGGCATCAATTCACGATTAGCAAGTGCTACCACCCACCACAACACAATTATTCCCGAAAAACCCACTACAGGCAATAAAAACTCATCCCGAAAAAGGACAGGCTTTGCTTTTTTCCAAGCAACTTGTCCCGCAACCGCAATGGTTGCAGCTAAATTAAGTTGAAAGATCATTTATAACCTCAACAGATTTTAAGTGCAGGTACGAAAAATGCGAGCAGTACCAGCCTTGGACACTGATGAGATCAGAACATTAGAAAAATGCTGTCTCTTCAGTCTCCTCTCAATGCTTACGAAGTTAGCTGACGGGCTAGGACTGAGAGATGTCCCTCTTTCAGGAATAGTGAGTTTTGAGTGCTAAGTGATGAGTTGAATATTGATTAATTTTTCACTTTTTGCTCTTAAATGGTCACTTTCTGAAAGATACGCCCCAAAATTTGGTTTCTCCGCTCCAGCTTTAACTTATGTGCTGGATTAAGCTGACTTACTCTAAATACACATTAACAGCAAAACTATAACATTAATGTACAGTAAAAGCATCTGTATTCATCATTAATTTTATTACTTTCAGTACTTAATTTTAGTAAATCTTCTATCGCTTCCGCAATAATTAAATTAGTTTATGGTTGTACCATGAGCAAATCTCTGTCTAGAGGCATATAGAGAAAAGTAAGTATCAATAATTATGAGATTTCTATACTTAGGTATTTTTTGTTTACCATGGTAAAAATATTACTGAAAGTATTTAATGAACAGATAGATTAGTATATACTTGCTCTGCTAAGTAAGTCGTCTATACAATTGTGATCATCAAACCTATAATCGTTAAACTAATTACATAATAGACATCCAATTAACTGAATTTAAAAAAATGGATTTTAGTCAATTACTGGCTGAACGGATTGATACAATAATAGATCAATGGGTGATAGCAGTTCATCAAGATAAGCGGATTGAAAGTGCTAGTAATCTACCATACAGCAGGATCAAAAATCACGTTCCTGATGTCTTGAAAGCAATGGTTACAGTGCTTTCAACATCTCAGGGTAATGATTATAAAGCTATAGTAATTGCTAGTTGGCAGCATGGATCACTTCGGGCTACACAAGGCTTTAATCCCGCAGAAATTGCTAGGGAATATCATCATTTAAGAACGGTAATTTTTGATACCATACAAATGGATTTAATGGAGGGAAAGCCGACAGAGATCATTCGGACTATGCGGTTAATTAACGCCGTGATTGATGAAGCGATTGCTCGATGTTTTACTAGTTATGTTGATGAACGATTACGAGAATTAGAAAATCTACATAACACTTTAGCATTACATAATCAGGAACTAACTCGCTTAGTCAATGACAATCGAGAACATCTTTCCCTACTAGCACATGATTTAAAACATCCTCTAGCTTCGATTATTGGTTACTCTGATTTATTTTTACGTGAACATCGACAAAAAGCTCAGAAACAAGATACTTATAACAATCTTGAACATATTGAACGAGTATTACGTAATGGCCGACACTTGCTACGTTTAATTAATGATTTACTAGAATTATCGCGGCATGATTCTGGAAAAATAAAACTTGAACTTACATCAACTGATGTCCGTGAAATCATTAGTAATGTATGTGAAATGTTTAAACCTTTAGCTACTGAAAAAAATTTGCTCATGGTAATGAATTGTGAACAAGCTCCCCAACAAGTAATCACAGATGCCTTACAGTTACAACAAATTGTTATGAATCTTATTAGTAATGCGATTCGCTATACAGAGTCGGGAAATATCAATATCACTTGTCAGGTATTAGATAATCAAAAGTGGGAATTAGTTGTTGCTGATACAGGTATTGGCATTACAGCAGAAAACCAAGAGCAAATTTTTGAACCCTATTTTCGCTACACTCATAAAAACTTTCGTCTTCCTGATAGTACCGGTTTAGGTTTGGCAATAGTTTCGCGGTTAGTGAAACTTTTACAAGGTGAAATTAAGCTAGTTTCTCAACCGGAGGTTGGTTCTACTTTTACTGTAATTCTGCCTTTACAACTGGAAATAAAAGAAAGTTGATTTCGCTCAAAGAGACAAAAGATATTTTTGCAGCTTTGAGTAAAATCAACAATTTTTACTCTAACAACCCGCGTTTTTTTAATTTAGCTAACGCATCTTCAGCGGCATCTTTTTCTGCTTCTTTTTTATTACGTCCTTTACCTATTCCATACTCTTTTCCATCTACTAATACTTTAGCTACAAATTCTGGTGCATGAGATGGTCCCCCTATTTGTTCTGTCATATATTTAGGGGGATTTGCACCAATTTCTCGTTGTACCCATTCCTGAAAGCGGTTTTTTGAGTCTACATTTGAGCGAGATACGACAATTTTTTCTGATACGGAATCAAACAGCGGTTCTACAATAGCGCGAACTGCTTCAATATTGGAATTTTTATCTAGATAGTAAGCGCCAAGAACGGCTTCAAATGTGCTACTTAATAAATTAGGATTGTGAAATCCTCCATCTCGAATTGCACCTTGTCCTAAACGCATTCTGAAATCTAAACCTACTTCAATCGCAAATTTTGCTAATTGTTTCTCATCTACTAATGCAGAACGACGACGAGTTAATTCATCTTCTTCTTTTTCTGGGTAACGTTTATAGAGATATTCACCACTTAAGAAATTGAGAATAGCATCACCAAGAAATTCTAGACGTTCGTTTTGTTCACCTTCTTCAGGGTGTTCGTTGACATAAGAACGGTGGGTAAGTGCTTGACGGAGAAGTTTTTCAGTTTTGAAAATTAAAAGATTGTGCATTTTATGTTTCTCTCATTTATGAATTGAATAGAAGGGCAGGCAAGATGCCCACCCCACAAAATAAGAACCGAGAAAATTCAAGTGTTACTTCAAGACAGTTACCTTTACACCTGGTGGAAACAGACTATTTCCACGGGAACGGTTACAAGTTAAACAAGCAAGCTTTAAGTTTTCAAAAGAATTAGAACCACCTCGACTTTTAGGAAGAACGTGTTCAATAGTTAACTTATCTATTGACATCGACTTACCACACCACCAACAGTAAGAACCAAAGATATCTATGAGTTGATACTTTTTATTTTGCTTTTGTTTGGAATTCATGTGAATTATTTTCCGTTGATTTTTTGTCAACAGCATCGGAAAACCACACATCTATTAGCAATATAGCCATATTAGAGAATAAACTAAAAAGTTAGTTTTCTCTTATTTAGCTTCTCTAAATTAATCAGTTTCAGTCTCAGCAGTATGATTCCCAAATTACCGCCAACAGTTCGCTTCGTTCCTGCGGCTGAAATTTGACCTAAAAAATTCAATTTTAACCAGTATTCCTGACAAATTCGTGAGTTTGTTCAGCTTCTATAATTCTGTTTCTCTTGAAGTAGTATTTCGCAAATAAAATAATCTATTTATCGATTTAGAACCAAGCACTGAAGGATAAAATATAGCTTCTTATTTCCCTTCTGCAAGCAATAACGCAATTGTTTTGAGATTCTTAGCTATATCTTAGATTCTCTTAGAATGGCATGATGGCGTTATTTTTGCTAGGTTCTACTAACTTCAAAATTTCTCACAAATTTAATTGTCACCACTATTGAGTGCCACCAACTAATCGCTTTGCACTTGCTGGTTTTGGCTGAAATCAAATTTAACTTTCAGACAAAGGAACAAAGCGAACTACTAGCGGTAACTTAGGAATCCTGCTGCTGAGACAACCACCGAGGCTTGCGCGTTAGAGTCCTGCTTGAGAACGCAGTTATTTAGCTGTCTTAACCCTAAATATTCACATATCTACTTTAAAATGTCAAGCTTCTATTTGTAAAAAAATATAAAATCTACCAATTCCAGATCCTAATTTGAGGTATTCCAGGGATGTCAGTGAGGTTAGATATGGGGAGATATTGTTATAATTATTTGTAAAA includes:
- a CDS encoding HNH endonuclease; this translates as MNSKQKQNKKYQLIDIFGSYCWWCGKSMSIDKLTIEHVLPKSRGGSNSFENLKLACLTCNRSRGNSLFPPGVKVTVLK
- the rnc gene encoding ribonuclease III, encoding MHNLLIFKTEKLLRQALTHRSYVNEHPEEGEQNERLEFLGDAILNFLSGEYLYKRYPEKEEDELTRRRSALVDEKQLAKFAIEVGLDFRMRLGQGAIRDGGFHNPNLLSSTFEAVLGAYYLDKNSNIEAVRAIVEPLFDSVSEKIVVSRSNVDSKNRFQEWVQREIGANPPKYMTEQIGGPSHAPEFVAKVLVDGKEYGIGKGRNKKEAEKDAAEDALAKLKKRGLLE
- a CDS encoding sensor histidine kinase, whose translation is MDFSQLLAERIDTIIDQWVIAVHQDKRIESASNLPYSRIKNHVPDVLKAMVTVLSTSQGNDYKAIVIASWQHGSLRATQGFNPAEIAREYHHLRTVIFDTIQMDLMEGKPTEIIRTMRLINAVIDEAIARCFTSYVDERLRELENLHNTLALHNQELTRLVNDNREHLSLLAHDLKHPLASIIGYSDLFLREHRQKAQKQDTYNNLEHIERVLRNGRHLLRLINDLLELSRHDSGKIKLELTSTDVREIISNVCEMFKPLATEKNLLMVMNCEQAPQQVITDALQLQQIVMNLISNAIRYTESGNINITCQVLDNQKWELVVADTGIGITAENQEQIFEPYFRYTHKNFRLPDSTGLGLAIVSRLVKLLQGEIKLVSQPEVGSTFTVILPLQLEIKES
- a CDS encoding ABC transporter ATP-binding protein, giving the protein MKYTSFSNETYQEVKPQHGFLEIENLVKSYPTSDKGDAVVLDGVNLTIGEDEYISVIGHSGCGKSTLLKIIGGFQKATSGSVRLDGKEIRKPGAERMMVFQNYSLLPWLTVRENIRLAVDEVLKNANRAERISVVNEHLAMVNLTAAADKYPDEISGGMKQRVGIARALAIRPKMLLMDEPFGALDALTRGKLQRQVLDIWENHRQAVMMITHDVDEAIYMSDRIVLMTNGPRANIGEILKVPFQRPRDRSAIRNSKEYFELRNHALNFLDHYFTSEE
- a CDS encoding ABC transporter substrate-binding protein; protein product: MNENNWNRRDFIKGIGATTAGIALSSCGISGDRSAKGLTEAALAVEPLVRPQDLEKPDLTVGYVPVNDCAPFAIAWKKGFFRKYGLNVKLNREASWGNSRDGLIFGRLDAAPVVSGAVTNARIGAEGARHAPLCAAMTIHRHGNAMTMNKEMWDFGILPWYEYQQKYGDSALEAFGKDFRGYFNKQPPEKKIWAVVLSSAIYEYFVRYISAAAGVDPFKEFRVIIVSPPQMVTNMRIGSMQAYMVAEPWNTRAIQGNEAIGFTFAQGKEVWQGHPDRLLGVMESFIDNYPKTYRSLVKAMIEACQYCSKPENRQEVAQLMTEKSFTGATPKQKDAPITKLTSPGIIGNYNYGGFDGKDRTIKADDTTIFFDVPKNIPQQTGEHSTFLWRSQSIWLMTQAARWGQIKEIPKNAVQLAEKGWRTDLYREITAEMGIECPQDDYKIEPPEVFIDNKGFDPSNPVGYLNSFAIKANAPTRFFMS
- the ntrB gene encoding nitrate ABC transporter permease encodes the protein MIFQLNLAATIAVAGQVAWKKAKPVLFRDEFLLPVVGFSGIIVLWWVVALANRELMPTPPEALIANLDYILNPFYDRGPGNLGIGWLLLASLRRVLLGFGLGALVAIPLGFLIGMSKPAMLAFNPIIQIFKPVSPLAWLPISLAIFNLADPSAIFVIFITSLWPTIINTALGVSSVSKDYLDVARVLEMPRWRQIIKIIWPASLPYIFTGLRISLGIAWLVIVAVEMLTGGVGIGFFVWDEWSRLNLSSVFLAVFVIGLTGLVLDYAVGKIQEFVTHRPGIVK
- a CDS encoding universal stress protein codes for the protein MLARLQCAIGRDDLVEQMVLLPEAENQASQQYQIANSVNLIVGYDASPQSHTALDIACWIAHQTSLATNTQVTVQAVYVVEPNSSNQYLGIFNIPHNQLQLECAASNLSKSVTSVLTQQKVIEISPKLQGQSRTFFQESEKILWQAKTLAQEWQVSFKSHLRFGKIGTELKKFVESETADILFLGCKSVDHPMIKTLGTNFPCAVLGIPSCIDE